Proteins encoded within one genomic window of bacterium:
- the prsK gene encoding PEP-CTERM system histidine kinase PrsK: protein MALEILPYLPIAGGIYCIGLALFVFSRNPKNVSNIFFAIGMSTLAMVECGYAASVNDLFPVPPRFLYTLAVAGSILLPASWLSFSTVFGRDNPVDFLSRWKWVLAGVWLATLFFLAVLLVPAEYFSRGIPFSLDAVFPFFSIYCLTFTIANFEATFRSADHRQRWRIKYMVLGIVSVLLFLIYTLAYKLIYPLIFVDYTYLSTTIILIGCILISFSLVRHRLLDVNVSIGRQMIYHSFSVLFVGGSFIAIALIAHLIRSYGGDFSFYLSFLFVFVSALFLAILALSETVRKKTTRFLYENFYRFKYDYRKEWLDWTDRLSGKIGAEDLLPIIAKKIYENFWIGRTLLWVQDEADHRYKIVNPAGEDPYNVLPFEPQTLTILTEKDVPLILHPENVQAYMIKDPSDERLASAGISILVPIVIEQQLLGILGLSRSAHRNPLDREDHELMRVIAKQVGSAILKARLTEKLLRSREKEAFHSFSAFVLHDLKNFISMLSLMLANMDKRYDDPVFRKDMMLGISGTVEKMKRLIEHVSVFSGESALDRKTVDLNGVIRGTIREMRESIKSRIVEHYPALPAIDVDRDQVKKVITNLVLNADEATGANGEIRVRTAPGNGTIRVIVSDNGCGIPKDYLEKNLFRMFSTTKSTGFGVGLFQSKQIVEAHGGRIEVESAVGKGTTFTILLPTHESD, encoded by the coding sequence ATGGCCCTGGAAATACTCCCCTATCTACCCATCGCCGGTGGGATATATTGCATCGGCCTCGCGTTGTTCGTCTTTTCCAGGAACCCGAAAAACGTTTCGAATATTTTTTTTGCGATCGGCATGTCGACGCTGGCGATGGTGGAGTGCGGGTACGCGGCGTCGGTCAATGATCTTTTCCCTGTCCCCCCCCGATTCTTGTACACATTGGCCGTGGCCGGAAGCATCCTCCTTCCGGCTTCCTGGCTATCCTTCAGCACAGTGTTCGGAAGGGATAATCCCGTGGATTTCCTTTCCCGATGGAAGTGGGTGCTTGCGGGCGTATGGCTCGCGACCCTCTTCTTCCTCGCTGTCCTCCTGGTGCCCGCGGAGTATTTTTCGAGGGGAATACCCTTCAGCCTCGACGCCGTTTTCCCTTTTTTTTCCATCTATTGCCTCACGTTCACCATCGCCAATTTCGAGGCGACCTTCCGGTCGGCGGACCACAGGCAACGTTGGCGCATCAAGTACATGGTTCTGGGGATCGTCTCGGTCCTTCTTTTCCTGATCTACACACTGGCATATAAATTGATCTATCCTTTGATATTCGTCGATTACACCTACCTCTCCACCACGATCATCCTCATCGGATGCATCCTGATCTCCTTCTCCCTGGTCCGCCATCGTCTTCTGGACGTGAACGTTTCCATCGGCCGCCAAATGATCTACCATTCCTTTTCGGTCCTCTTCGTCGGCGGGTCTTTCATCGCCATCGCCCTGATCGCCCATCTCATCAGGAGCTATGGGGGCGATTTCAGTTTTTACCTTTCCTTCCTGTTCGTGTTCGTTTCGGCGCTGTTCCTGGCGATCCTTGCCTTGTCGGAAACCGTCCGGAAAAAGACAACCCGCTTCCTGTACGAGAACTTCTACCGGTTCAAATACGACTACCGGAAGGAATGGCTGGATTGGACCGACCGTTTGAGCGGCAAGATCGGCGCGGAGGATCTGCTCCCGATCATCGCGAAGAAGATCTACGAAAATTTCTGGATCGGAAGGACCCTCCTGTGGGTGCAGGACGAAGCCGACCACCGGTACAAGATCGTGAATCCGGCCGGCGAAGACCCGTACAACGTGCTTCCCTTTGAGCCGCAAACCCTGACGATTCTGACGGAGAAAGACGTTCCGCTCATTCTGCACCCTGAAAACGTTCAAGCGTATATGATCAAAGATCCCTCGGACGAGCGACTTGCTTCCGCGGGGATCTCCATCCTGGTTCCCATCGTCATCGAACAACAGCTCCTGGGAATCCTCGGGTTGTCCAGGAGTGCCCACCGGAACCCCCTGGATCGGGAAGATCACGAATTGATGAGGGTCATCGCCAAGCAGGTGGGAAGCGCCATCCTGAAGGCGAGACTGACCGAGAAACTCCTCCGGTCCAGGGAGAAGGAGGCCTTCCATTCCTTCTCCGCCTTCGTCCTCCACGACCTGAAGAATTTCATCTCGATGCTCTCCCTGATGCTCGCGAACATGGACAAACGGTACGACGATCCCGTGTTCCGGAAAGACATGATGCTGGGGATCTCCGGAACCGTTGAGAAGATGAAGCGGCTCATAGAGCATGTCTCGGTCTTCTCAGGGGAATCCGCCCTGGACCGAAAAACGGTCGACCTGAACGGCGTGATCCGGGGTACCATCCGGGAGATGAGGGAGTCCATCAAGTCCCGGATCGTGGAACATTACCCGGCGCTGCCCGCCATCGACGTAGATCGGGACCAGGTGAAGAAGGTGATCACGAACCTCGTCCTGAACGCGGACGAGGCGACCGGCGCGAACGGCGAGATCCGCGTCCGAACCGCTCCCGGGAACGGAACCATCCGGGTTATCGTCTCGGACAACGGATGCGGGATCCCGAAGGATTATCTCGAGAAGAACCTGTTCAGGATGTTTTCCACGACGAAAAGCACGGGCTTCGGCGTCGGGCTTTTCCAATCGAAACAGATCGTCGAAGCGCACGGGGGGAGGATCGAGGTGGAAAGCGCGGTGGGCAAGGGAACGACGTTCACGATTCTTTTACCCACCCATGAGAGCGACTGA